A portion of the Micromonospora vinacea genome contains these proteins:
- the ptsP gene encoding phosphoenolpyruvate--protein phosphotransferase translates to MRELRGIGASPGGAAGPVYRLAPPPALPPLVESVDPGAEKAAVRAAVLAVAADLTRRADTALDVTAAEVLRAQVMMAQDETLIDAADIAIDGGADAPHAITDVLAGHRAAFEAAGGYLAERVSDLDDLRDRLVAACLGLPMPGVPDPGHPYLLIARDLAPADTAGLEPGLVLGLITAEGGPTSHTAILARTLGIPAVVRCPGILDVTDGVLASLDGTSGVVVAGVSAETVTTVNADRLAEIDRRARSRGPGRTADGHPIALLANIGSARDLTGEVEGVGLFRTELLYLDRSDPPSHEEQVTAYRDVFAALPGRKIVVRTLDAGADKPLPFLRLADEPNPALGIRGLRVARQTPSVLTTQLAAIAAAAAATDADVWVMAPMVATAAEAAAFTESCREHGLPTAGVMIEVPAAALRASQVLRHADFLSVGTNDLSQYTFAADRMCGDLADLLDPWQPALIALLASCAAAGVEAGKPVGVCGESAADPDFALVLAGLGITSLSMAPRSIPAVRESLAQHTLDECRQIAEAALAAPSPEAARAAAAGASRQLRIGDGVSVR, encoded by the coding sequence ATGCGTGAACTTCGGGGGATCGGGGCCAGCCCCGGTGGTGCGGCGGGGCCGGTCTACCGGCTGGCCCCGCCGCCGGCCCTGCCGCCGCTGGTGGAGAGCGTTGATCCCGGGGCCGAGAAGGCGGCCGTCCGGGCCGCGGTCCTCGCCGTCGCCGCCGACCTGACCCGTCGCGCGGACACCGCCCTGGACGTGACCGCCGCCGAGGTCCTGCGCGCGCAGGTCATGATGGCGCAGGACGAGACGCTCATTGACGCGGCCGACATCGCCATCGACGGCGGTGCGGACGCGCCGCACGCGATCACCGACGTGCTCGCCGGGCACCGGGCCGCCTTCGAAGCCGCAGGCGGGTACCTCGCCGAGCGGGTCAGCGACCTCGACGACCTGCGGGACCGCCTCGTCGCGGCGTGCCTCGGGCTGCCGATGCCGGGCGTGCCGGACCCTGGCCATCCGTACCTGCTCATCGCCCGCGACCTGGCGCCCGCCGACACCGCCGGCCTCGAGCCGGGCCTGGTGCTGGGCCTGATCACGGCCGAGGGCGGGCCGACCAGCCACACCGCGATCCTGGCCCGGACACTCGGTATCCCGGCCGTGGTCCGCTGCCCGGGCATCCTGGACGTGACCGACGGCGTGCTGGCGAGTCTCGACGGCACGAGCGGCGTCGTGGTGGCCGGTGTCTCCGCCGAGACGGTGACCACTGTCAACGCGGACCGGCTCGCGGAGATCGACCGCCGCGCCCGCTCCCGAGGCCCCGGGCGGACCGCGGACGGCCATCCCATCGCGCTACTGGCCAACATCGGCTCCGCTCGCGACCTCACCGGCGAGGTTGAAGGCGTCGGCCTGTTCCGCACCGAGCTGCTCTACCTCGACCGCAGCGACCCGCCGTCTCACGAAGAGCAGGTAACCGCGTACCGCGACGTCTTCGCCGCGCTGCCCGGCCGCAAGATCGTCGTGCGCACCCTCGACGCCGGCGCCGACAAGCCGCTGCCGTTCCTGCGTCTGGCCGATGAACCCAACCCTGCGCTGGGCATCCGCGGTCTGCGGGTCGCGCGGCAGACACCTTCCGTACTCACCACGCAGTTGGCCGCGATCGCGGCGGCGGCTGCGGCGACGGACGCCGACGTCTGGGTGATGGCGCCGATGGTCGCCACGGCGGCGGAGGCGGCAGCGTTCACTGAGTCCTGCCGCGAGCACGGCCTGCCGACCGCCGGCGTGATGATCGAGGTGCCGGCCGCGGCCCTGCGCGCCAGCCAGGTGCTGCGCCACGCGGACTTCCTCAGCGTCGGCACCAACGACCTCAGCCAGTACACGTTCGCTGCTGACCGCATGTGCGGCGACCTCGCTGACCTGCTCGACCCGTGGCAGCCCGCGCTGATCGCGCTGCTCGCCTCCTGCGCGGCAGCCGGCGTCGAGGCGGGCAAGCCAGTCGGCGTGTGTGGCGAGTCCGCAGCGGATCCCGATTTCGCCCTGGTGCTGGCAGGCCTGGGCATCACCAGCCTGTCCATGGCGCCCCGCAGCATTCCGGCGGTGCGTGAGTCCCTGGCCCAGCACACCCTGGACGAGTGCCGCCAGATCGCCGAGGCGGCCCTGGCCGCCCCCAGCCCGGAGGCAGCCCGGGCGGCGGCGGCCGGTGCTTCGCGCCAGCTCCGGATCGGCGACGGCGTGTCCGTTCGGTGA
- a CDS encoding Rieske (2Fe-2S) protein → MARLVAVEHQLGPVDEIPLGEGRAYAVGDDMIAVFRLRDGSLRAVSAVCPHAGGPLADGLVDMKVVVCPLHQNTFELATGCSTTGQSPLTVYPVRADADGRLVVGLPPA, encoded by the coding sequence ATGGCCAGGCTCGTCGCCGTGGAACACCAGCTCGGGCCGGTCGACGAGATCCCCCTCGGGGAGGGACGTGCCTACGCCGTGGGCGACGACATGATCGCCGTCTTCCGGCTGCGTGATGGCAGCCTGCGCGCGGTGTCGGCGGTCTGCCCACACGCCGGCGGGCCGCTCGCGGACGGCCTGGTGGATATGAAGGTCGTCGTCTGCCCCCTGCACCAGAACACCTTCGAGTTGGCGACCGGCTGTTCGACCACCGGCCAGTCCCCACTCACCGTGTACCCGGTCCGCGCCGACGCCGACGGACGCCTGGTGGTGGGTCTGCCGCCGGCCTGA
- a CDS encoding HPr family phosphocarrier protein, whose translation MPTRTVLVGSASGLHARPAALFVAEAAKQPVLVTIRSGDKKPVPARSMLAVLSLGAKKGTEVTLEADGDGAQAAVDTLADLLERDLDAVDA comes from the coding sequence ATGCCCACCAGAACAGTCCTCGTCGGCTCCGCCAGCGGGCTGCACGCCCGACCGGCGGCGCTGTTCGTCGCCGAGGCGGCGAAGCAGCCGGTGCTGGTCACCATCCGCAGCGGCGACAAAAAACCCGTGCCGGCCCGCAGCATGCTCGCCGTGTTGTCGCTCGGCGCCAAGAAGGGCACCGAGGTCACCCTGGAGGCCGACGGCGACGGCGCTCAGGCCGCCGTCGACACCCTGGCCGACCTCCTCGAACGTGATCTGGACGCCGTCGATGCGTGA
- a CDS encoding PTS sugar transporter subunit IIA, which yields MAELLARDAIRLHERAGSRDEAISRCGAVLVEVGAVAPAYVDAMLAREQSVSTYVGEGVAIPHGTLNSKESVQRDALAVLRFPDGVDWDGFDVRVCVAIAAAGDGHVDILAQLASVLMDPAQAQRLRESTSADDVITILEGNPS from the coding sequence GTGGCTGAACTGCTGGCCCGCGACGCGATCCGGCTCCACGAGCGGGCCGGATCGCGGGACGAGGCGATCAGCCGCTGCGGCGCGGTACTCGTCGAGGTCGGCGCGGTCGCCCCGGCGTACGTGGACGCGATGCTCGCCCGTGAGCAGAGCGTCTCCACGTATGTCGGGGAGGGCGTCGCCATCCCGCACGGAACGCTGAACAGCAAGGAGTCGGTCCAGCGCGACGCCCTCGCGGTGCTGCGCTTCCCGGACGGCGTCGACTGGGACGGCTTCGACGTGCGGGTCTGCGTCGCCATCGCCGCGGCCGGCGACGGGCACGTGGACATCCTGGCCCAGCTCGCCTCGGTGCTGATGGACCCAGCGCAGGCGCAGCGGCTACGAGAGTCGACGAGTGCCGATGACGTGATTACCATCCTTGAAGGGAACCCCTCGTGA
- a CDS encoding nitrate/nitrite transporter, whose translation MTTAVPGSIEQDPRSLTLRGHWIDDWRPEDPIFWERRGSRIARRNLIFSIFSEHIGFSIWTMWSVLVLFLGPQYGIDPAGKFLLTAVPALVGSVLRIPYTLAVARFGGRNWTVISASLLLIPSLLGAFLIRPGVSYSTLVLIAALAGVGGGNFASSMANINAYYPDRLKGWALGINAGGGNLGVAAVQLVGLFVLAVLGTASPGIVAGIYLPAIVLAALGSAMFMDNLSHARNEKRAMRDVTREPHTWIMSLLYIGTFGSFIGFGFAFGQVLQVQFADTFDTPVKAAYLTFLGPLLGSLIRPVGGVLADRLGGARVTFVNFVAMAAGASIVLLASQQRSLPLYLVGFIALFVFSGIGNGSTYKMIPAIFRARCGVQLTAGGAADPHDRAAEHEARRLSGALIGVAGAIGAFGGVLVNLAFRQSFLAYKTADAAYIAFIAFYAICFVITWFVYMRPSPGRLEGV comes from the coding sequence ATGACCACGGCCGTGCCCGGCAGCATCGAGCAGGACCCGCGCAGCCTGACCCTTCGCGGACACTGGATCGACGACTGGCGGCCCGAGGACCCCATCTTCTGGGAACGCCGGGGATCCCGCATCGCCCGGCGCAACCTGATCTTCTCCATCTTCTCCGAACACATCGGCTTCTCCATCTGGACGATGTGGTCGGTGCTGGTGCTGTTCCTCGGGCCGCAGTACGGCATCGATCCGGCCGGGAAATTCCTGCTCACCGCCGTGCCCGCACTGGTCGGGTCGGTACTGCGGATCCCGTACACCCTTGCCGTGGCCCGGTTCGGCGGCCGCAACTGGACCGTCATCAGCGCGTCGCTGCTGCTGATCCCGAGCCTGCTCGGCGCCTTCCTGATCCGGCCCGGCGTCTCGTACTCGACGCTGGTGCTCATCGCCGCGCTGGCCGGCGTCGGCGGCGGGAACTTCGCCTCCTCGATGGCGAACATCAACGCGTACTACCCCGACCGGCTCAAGGGTTGGGCGCTGGGCATCAACGCCGGAGGCGGCAACCTCGGCGTCGCCGCGGTCCAGCTCGTCGGCCTGTTCGTGCTGGCAGTCCTGGGGACGGCCAGTCCCGGCATCGTCGCCGGCATCTACCTGCCGGCGATCGTGCTGGCCGCGCTCGGTTCCGCGATGTTCATGGACAACCTCAGCCATGCCCGCAACGAGAAACGGGCCATGCGTGACGTCACCCGCGAACCGCACACCTGGATCATGTCCCTGCTCTACATCGGCACGTTCGGGTCGTTCATCGGCTTCGGGTTCGCCTTCGGCCAGGTGCTTCAGGTGCAGTTCGCCGACACCTTCGACACCCCGGTGAAGGCCGCGTACCTGACGTTCCTCGGACCGCTGCTCGGCTCGCTCATCCGTCCGGTGGGCGGCGTGCTGGCCGACCGGCTCGGTGGGGCCCGGGTCACCTTCGTGAACTTCGTGGCGATGGCGGCCGGCGCGTCGATCGTCCTGCTCGCCTCCCAGCAACGTTCGCTGCCGTTGTACCTGGTCGGCTTCATCGCGCTGTTCGTGTTCAGCGGCATCGGCAACGGCTCGACGTACAAGATGATCCCGGCGATCTTCCGGGCCAGGTGCGGTGTGCAGTTGACCGCCGGCGGTGCGGCCGACCCGCATGACCGGGCGGCGGAGCACGAGGCCCGGCGCCTCTCCGGCGCGCTCATCGGCGTCGCCGGTGCCATCGGCGCGTTTGGCGGAGTCCTCGTCAATCTTGCCTTCCGGCAGTCGTTCCTGGCCTACAAGACCGCGGATGCGGCCTACATCGCCTTCATCGCCTTCTACGCGATCTGCTTCGTCATCACCTGGTTCGTGTACATGCGCCCGTCGCCCGGGAGACTTGAGGGCGTCTGA
- a CDS encoding MerR family DNA-binding protein — MRPARNASGYREYSASDLRRLVFLTRMRLSGMTMTDLKRYISLVEQGPSTVTERRRIMRDQHDRITRQIRELRLALETTEYKTRVYDGHPEG; from the coding sequence GTGCGGCCCGCCCGCAACGCCTCCGGGTACCGCGAGTACTCCGCATCCGACCTGCGCCGCCTCGTCTTCCTCACCCGGATGCGCCTGTCCGGCATGACCATGACCGACCTCAAGCGCTACATCTCGCTCGTCGAGCAGGGCCCGAGCACCGTCACGGAACGCCGACGCATCATGCGCGACCAGCACGACCGGATCACGCGGCAGATCCGTGAGCTCAGGCTGGCGCTGGAGACCACCGAGTACAAGACCCGCGTCTACGACGGACACCCGGAAGGCTGA
- a CDS encoding zinc-dependent dehydrogenase, translating to MKVVRFHAPGDVRIEDAPEPTPGPTDVKIRVRACSTCGTDVKISRFGHHHIAPPRVMGHEIAGEIVEVGADVTGWQPGDRVQVIAAIPCGQCAECRRGRMTVCPNQVSMGYHFDGGFAEHMVVPHNVLAVDGLNRIPEGLSFAEASVAEPLACVLNGQNLAGVGEGDDVVVVGSGPIGCLHVRLARSRGAARVFLVDLNRERLDLAANLVRPDAAICGAETDVVDAVLKLTEGRGADVVITATAAGVAQEQAVQMTARQGRISFFGGLPKDKPVISLDSNLVHYRELTIVGANGSSPEHNKEALRLIANGSVPVADLITHRLPLDRALDAFGIVARGEAIKVTIEP from the coding sequence GTGAAGGTTGTCCGATTCCACGCACCCGGTGACGTCCGCATCGAGGACGCCCCCGAGCCCACGCCGGGCCCCACCGACGTGAAGATCCGCGTCCGGGCATGCTCCACCTGCGGCACCGACGTGAAGATCTCCCGCTTCGGCCACCACCACATCGCCCCGCCGCGCGTCATGGGCCACGAGATCGCCGGCGAGATCGTCGAGGTCGGCGCCGACGTCACGGGCTGGCAGCCCGGCGACCGGGTCCAGGTCATCGCCGCCATCCCGTGCGGTCAGTGCGCCGAGTGCCGGCGCGGCCGGATGACGGTGTGCCCCAACCAGGTGTCGATGGGTTACCACTTCGACGGCGGGTTCGCCGAGCACATGGTTGTGCCGCACAACGTCCTCGCCGTCGACGGACTCAACCGGATCCCCGAGGGACTCAGCTTCGCCGAGGCATCCGTCGCCGAGCCTCTCGCCTGCGTCCTCAACGGCCAGAACCTCGCCGGTGTGGGGGAAGGCGACGACGTGGTCGTCGTGGGCTCCGGGCCGATCGGCTGCCTGCACGTCCGCCTGGCCCGCTCGCGCGGCGCGGCCCGGGTGTTCCTCGTCGACCTCAACCGCGAACGCCTCGACCTGGCCGCCAACCTGGTCCGGCCGGACGCGGCGATCTGCGGCGCCGAGACCGACGTCGTCGACGCGGTACTCAAGCTCACCGAGGGCCGGGGTGCCGACGTCGTCATCACCGCCACGGCCGCCGGCGTCGCACAGGAGCAGGCGGTGCAGATGACGGCGCGGCAGGGCCGGATCAGCTTCTTCGGCGGCCTGCCGAAGGACAAGCCGGTCATCTCCCTGGACTCCAACCTCGTGCACTACCGCGAACTGACCATCGTCGGCGCCAACGGCTCCAGCCCGGAGCACAACAAGGAAGCGCTGCGACTCATCGCCAACGGCTCCGTGCCGGTCGCCGACCTCATCACCCACCGCCTGCCGCTCGACCGCGCCCTCGACGCCTTCGGCATCGTGGCGCGCGGCGAAGCGATCAAGGTGACGATCGAACCCTAG
- a CDS encoding winged helix-turn-helix transcriptional regulator, which produces MAKAPRRGPYICGIDAALDLVSGKWKGLILWELEAHGVRRFAQLRRGLPGVSEKMLTQHLRELEEDGLVHRKVHAEVPPRVEYSLTEHGRTLNQALGPLGAWGSERIRRDAAEMVDAASEDRAALR; this is translated from the coding sequence ATGGCCAAGGCACCCCGACGCGGGCCCTACATCTGCGGCATCGATGCGGCGCTCGACCTGGTGAGCGGCAAGTGGAAGGGCCTGATCCTCTGGGAACTCGAGGCCCATGGCGTACGCCGTTTCGCGCAGCTGCGTCGGGGTCTGCCCGGAGTGAGCGAAAAGATGCTGACACAGCATTTGCGCGAGCTCGAGGAGGACGGCCTGGTACACCGGAAGGTCCACGCCGAGGTGCCGCCGCGGGTGGAATACTCTTTGACCGAGCACGGGCGCACGCTCAACCAGGCGCTCGGGCCGCTCGGTGCCTGGGGGAGCGAGCGGATCCGTCGCGATGCCGCCGAGATGGTCGACGCGGCTTCCGAAGACCGCGCGGCCCTGCGCTGA
- a CDS encoding PTS lactose transporter subunit IIB produces the protein MSTINGTEIKKVVVACDAGMGSSVMLASQLRRQLAKNAVTVEHTPVNSIPADADVVICHQGLAARARVSAPDKVIVPIQVFIGDPAVTRVVNAVQRGGELSG, from the coding sequence ATGTCCACCATCAACGGCACCGAGATCAAGAAGGTCGTCGTCGCCTGCGACGCCGGCATGGGCAGCAGCGTGATGCTGGCCAGCCAACTACGGCGGCAACTCGCGAAGAACGCGGTGACCGTCGAGCACACGCCGGTCAACTCGATCCCGGCGGACGCGGACGTGGTCATCTGCCACCAGGGGCTCGCCGCACGGGCCCGGGTCAGCGCGCCCGACAAGGTAATCGTGCCGATCCAGGTGTTCATCGGCGACCCGGCCGTCACCAGGGTCGTGAACGCGGTGCAGCGCGGTGGTGAGCTGAGTGGCTGA
- a CDS encoding NAD(P)-dependent oxidoreductase has translation MNNQQHNSAVTVIGLGPMGQAITRTILAAGHPVTVWNRTTGRAEGVVADGATLAATPAEAVEASSLVILSLTDYQAMYDILGPATASLAGRTLVNLSSDTPDRSREAASWAAAHDAAFLTGGVMVPAPMVGTDAAYVYYSGPSEVLDSSREALAQIGEPKHLGEDPGLAQLMYQAQLAVFLGTLSALMHATAMLGATGMKATEAMPELIASAESIGALLRAGEETLGAAMDAGEHPGHLSTVTMMGATADHIVETSTTLGLDLALPLAVRAHYRHAIENGHGGDNWTRIIDSIREPRDKRRPLIS, from the coding sequence GTGAACAACCAACAGCACAACAGCGCCGTCACCGTGATCGGGCTCGGCCCGATGGGCCAGGCGATCACCCGCACCATCCTCGCCGCCGGCCACCCCGTCACGGTCTGGAACCGCACCACCGGCCGGGCCGAGGGCGTCGTCGCCGACGGCGCGACGCTCGCGGCGACACCCGCCGAGGCGGTCGAGGCGAGCAGCCTCGTCATCCTCAGCCTCACCGACTACCAGGCGATGTACGACATCCTCGGTCCGGCCACCGCGTCTCTCGCCGGCCGGACGTTGGTCAACCTAAGCTCCGACACCCCCGACCGCAGCCGCGAGGCGGCATCCTGGGCGGCGGCCCACGACGCGGCCTTCCTCACCGGTGGCGTCATGGTCCCAGCGCCGATGGTCGGCACGGACGCGGCATACGTCTACTACAGCGGCCCCAGCGAGGTGCTGGACAGCAGCCGAGAGGCGCTGGCCCAGATCGGCGAGCCGAAACACCTGGGCGAGGACCCGGGTCTCGCCCAGCTGATGTATCAAGCCCAGCTCGCGGTATTCCTCGGCACCCTGTCCGCTTTGATGCACGCCACCGCGATGCTGGGCGCCACGGGAATGAAGGCCACGGAGGCAATGCCGGAGTTGATCGCCTCGGCCGAGTCGATCGGCGCCCTCCTCCGCGCCGGCGAGGAAACCCTCGGCGCAGCAATGGACGCCGGAGAACACCCCGGCCACCTCAGCACGGTCACCATGATGGGCGCGACCGCCGACCACATTGTCGAGACCAGCACGACACTGGGCCTCGACCTCGCGCTTCCTCTGGCCGTGCGAGCGCATTACCGGCATGCAATCGAGAATGGGCACGGCGGCGACAACTGGACCCGCATCATCGACAGCATCCGCGAGCCACGGGACAAGCGGCGTCCTCTCATCAGCTGA